One Deinococcus sp. LM3 genomic region harbors:
- a CDS encoding serine hydrolase domain-containing protein → MFRRDPVRAALQDLGGVLDRDLTQLRPLLRAALPGGGVIAAARDGRQVIVPLNLSPGLTREDRPFELASVSKPFTAALAGELARAGRLDWHAPLSALGGPLRGVPRTVTAWRLATHTAGLPTHPARAALTVLTRYHDPYGGMDARAVLDSVRRWAGPPGRFRYSNLGAGALALAGAVAAGEPCSAAGYGQALRRFVTGPLNLTVTLDPPRLSGLAGPPTGFGPLTGAGGLFASPGALLAFAQAHLDGRLGDHWVAAQRPPGRPAGLEVTAGWLARGPLRWHDGVARHARAGLAFHAGTGAATAILARGGEPLLGRRAPLTHLLLRLLE, encoded by the coding sequence ATGTTCCGCCGCGACCCGGTCCGCGCCGCCCTGCAGGACCTGGGCGGCGTGCTGGACCGCGACCTGACGCAGCTGCGCCCGCTGCTGCGGGCCGCACTGCCGGGCGGGGGCGTGATCGCGGCGGCGCGTGACGGGCGGCAGGTGATCGTGCCGCTGAACCTGTCGCCGGGGTTGACCCGTGAGGACAGGCCGTTCGAACTGGCGAGCGTCAGCAAGCCGTTCACGGCGGCGCTGGCCGGAGAACTGGCACGTGCCGGGCGGCTGGACTGGCACGCGCCCCTGTCGGCGCTGGGCGGGCCGCTGCGGGGCGTGCCGCGCACAGTGACGGCGTGGCGACTGGCGACACACACGGCGGGCCTGCCGACCCACCCGGCGCGGGCGGCCCTGACGGTCCTGACCCGTTACCACGATCCCTACGGCGGCATGGACGCCCGCGCCGTTCTGGACAGCGTGCGCCGCTGGGCCGGGCCGCCCGGCCGGTTCCGGTACTCGAACCTGGGGGCGGGCGCGCTGGCGCTGGCCGGGGCAGTCGCGGCGGGCGAACCGTGCAGCGCCGCCGGGTACGGACAGGCGCTGCGGCGCTTCGTGACCGGCCCGCTGAACCTGACCGTCACGCTGGACCCGCCGCGCCTGTCCGGGCTGGCCGGGCCGCCCACGGGATTCGGGCCGCTGACCGGGGCGGGAGGCCTGTTCGCCTCGCCCGGCGCCCTACTGGCGTTCGCGCAGGCGCACCTGGACGGGCGACTGGGGGACCACTGGGTGGCGGCGCAGCGCCCGCCGGGCCGTCCGGCCGGGCTGGAGGTCACGGCCGGGTGGCTGGCGCGCGGCCCGCTGCGCTGGCATGACGGCGTGGCCCGGCACGCCCGCGCGGGACTGGCCTTTCACGCCGGGACGGGCGCGGCCACGGCGATCCTGGCACGGGGCGGCGAGCCGCTGCTGGGCCGCCGCGCGCCCCTGACGCACCTCTTGCTGCGCCTGCTGGAGTGA